The window CAGCGGGCCAGCGCCTTCAGCCGTTTCTTGACGACATCGTGATAGTCCTTGCCTTGCGCATAGACCGAGATCCGCGCGTGGCTGTCCGATCCTTCGAGCGCGAGCGGATCATGCGCGGGCGCGTAGCTCATCCCCAGCGCGATCACGCTGCGCGCCTCGTCCCACAGACCTTGCGGCGAGCGCCGGTGTTCCAGCCGCGTCGCCATCCATTCCATGCTGCCGTGGTGGCCTTCGCCCAGCCACTGTTCGAGCCGCGCGGCGCGCAGCGGATTTTCGCGCGCGCCGGTAAAGCCGCACACGGCAAAGCCTTCGGCCAGCGCCTGCGCACCGATCCGGTCGGCAAGGCTTGCGGCCGTGTTAACCATGTCTGGAGAGGCTCCCGTTCAATCCTGCGCGCTAATCGCGTAAGCCCTATGGACATGGCGGTAAGCGATCACATCACGGCGGGCAATGCGGCACAGCGTTTCGGCGCGATCCCGGTCGACGCACGCCCCCTCGCCATCGAAGCGCGCGGGCTGGTCAAGAGCTTCGACGGCACGCGCGCGGTCGACGGGGTGGACATTTCGGTGCCCGAAGGCGCGATCTACGGCATCCTCGGCCCCAATGGTGCGGGCAAGACCACGACGCTGCGGATGCTGCTCGGCATCATCGATCCCGATGCGGGCGTGCGCCGCGTGTTCGGGCATGACCGCCCGCATGATATCGGCCGGCTGATCGGCTATCTCCCCGAAGAACGCGGCCTTTACCCCTCGATGAAATGCATCGAGGCGATCGCCTTCATGGGTGCGCTGCGCGGCCTGCCGCTCGCCGAAGGGCGCCGCCGCGCGGCCGATCTGCTCGACCGCCACGGGCTCGGCCATGCCGCGGGACGGCAGATCCGCCAGCTCTCCAAGGGCATGGCACAGACCGTGCAATTGCTCGGCACGCTGGTGCATCAGCCGCGGCTGGTGGTGCTCGACGAGCCGTTTTCGGGGCTGGACGCGATCAACCAGGGAAAGCTGGAACTGATGATCCGCGCGCTGGCGGATGACGGGGTGACCGTGATCTTCTCGACCCACGTCATTCACCATGCCGAACGCCTGTGCGAAGGCGTGGCGATCATCGCTGGGGGCAAGGTGCCCTATGCCGGCAGCGTCGAGGCGGCGCGCGACCGGATCCCGGCGCAGGTGCGGCTCGAAACCCGTGCGCGCGAAGGCGCATGGATGGCCGCGCTCCCGCCCGAAACCCGCCGCAATGGCGATTTCTTCCAGTTCCCGCTCCCCGAAACCGGGATCGAGCCGCTGCTCAAAAGCCTGATCGAAGGCGAGGCGGGCATCCTCTCGCTTTCGATCGAACGCGCGGGTCTGCACGATGCCTTTGTCGCGATCGCGGGCGAGGCCGCCGCTGCCGCGCTTGCCGCAGATGCCGAAGGAGCGCGGGCATGACCGCTCACACCCCCTCGCGGCTCTCCGCGATCGAAGCGGCCTGGGTGATAGCGCGGCGCGATTTTGTTGCCGTGTTGTTCAGCCGCGCCTTCCTGTTCTTCCTTCTGGGACCGCTGTTTCCGGTGATCGTCGGCGGGCTTGCGGGCAGCATCGGCGGCGAGGTGCAGCGCGATGCGGTGAGCGTCGAGGTCGGCCTGGCGATGACCCCGGAGGACAACGAAGCGATGATCGCGGCAGCGCAGACCCTTGCGCCGCAATTGCCCTACGCACTCCCCGATCTGCGCGCCGTGCCCGAAGCGGCCGATGATCCTGCCTTCGACGCGCGTGGCTTCATGGAAGGCCGCCGCGGCAACTATGCCGCGATCCTCACCGGAACGCTCAGCCAACCGCGTCTGGTCGGCACCGACGAACAGATCGCCCGCTGGCAAGGGCCGGTGGGGCTGATCGCGGGCCATGCGCGCGAAGCCCGGCCCGCGGCCTTCCCAGTGGTGAGCACCGAGGCGGTCGCGATCAGCGCCGCGTCCGAACGCTCGACCCGCGTCCAGACCGCGCAGATCGCGCAGATGCTCTTGTTCCTGCTGACGATGCTGCTCGCCGGCATGGTCCTGTCCAATCTGGTCGAGGAAAAGGCCAACAAGATCATCGAAATCCTTGCCGCAGCGATCCCGATGGACGCTGTCTTTATGGGCAAGCTGTTCGCGATGCTGGCGGTCTCCTTCGTCGGG is drawn from Erythrobacter neustonensis and contains these coding sequences:
- a CDS encoding ABC transporter ATP-binding protein; its protein translation is MDMAVSDHITAGNAAQRFGAIPVDARPLAIEARGLVKSFDGTRAVDGVDISVPEGAIYGILGPNGAGKTTTLRMLLGIIDPDAGVRRVFGHDRPHDIGRLIGYLPEERGLYPSMKCIEAIAFMGALRGLPLAEGRRRAADLLDRHGLGHAAGRQIRQLSKGMAQTVQLLGTLVHQPRLVVLDEPFSGLDAINQGKLELMIRALADDGVTVIFSTHVIHHAERLCEGVAIIAGGKVPYAGSVEAARDRIPAQVRLETRAREGAWMAALPPETRRNGDFFQFPLPETGIEPLLKSLIEGEAGILSLSIERAGLHDAFVAIAGEAAAAALAADAEGARA
- a CDS encoding ABC transporter permease, translating into MTAHTPSRLSAIEAAWVIARRDFVAVLFSRAFLFFLLGPLFPVIVGGLAGSIGGEVQRDAVSVEVGLAMTPEDNEAMIAAAQTLAPQLPYALPDLRAVPEAADDPAFDARGFMEGRRGNYAAILTGTLSQPRLVGTDEQIARWQGPVGLIAGHAREARPAAFPVVSTEAVAISAASERSTRVQTAQIAQMLLFLLTMLLAGMVLSNLVEEKANKIIEILAAAIPMDAVFMGKLFAMLAVSFVGIAVWGLAGFGLWAAGGGAITQVTGFDPANLPAPAVGWPLFAVLGVVYFAMAYLLLGALFLTIGSMASSVREVQTLSMPVTMLQLMVFFLAAYTIKQPGSGLELAAIAFPLSSPFAMLARAAMEPELWTHALALVWQGIAVLALVKGGSLLFRKRVMKSGGAGRDRVKRRPRATA